TTTGAATATATCGTTATTGTACCGAATACAAAGTCCTTTTCTAATATCTGATGTTGATGCCATAATTTTAGTACTGAATGTTAATCTATGATTTGTAGTTTATCAACTAAAATATCACCTCTAACTTTTAAATATATTTGATTACTCTAAATTAATTATTTCTAAAATTGAAAGTAGCTTAATTAGTGCTAAAATAGCCTTTCATAATTCCACGTTGAGAATCTCTAATAAATTGAAGTATTTCATCTCGCTCTGGAGTAGCTTCCATTTCTGCTTCAATAATTTGAACTGCTTGCGAATTATTATAATTTTTCTGGTATAAAATTCTATAGATATTCTGTACTTCTCTAATCTTTTCAGAAGTAAAACCTCTTCTTCTTAAACCCACAGAGTTTATACCTACATACGAAAGAGGCTCTCGCGCTGCTTTTACATAGGGCGGAACATCTTTACGAACTAAAGAACCTCCTGTAACAAAAGCATGTTGCCCAATAGACACAAATTGATGCACAGCCACTAAACCAGCCAAAATAACATTATCTCCTATAGTTACATGCCCTGCCAACGTAGAATTATTAGAAAAAATACAATTATCGCCCACTAAACAATCATGGGCAACATGGCAATACGCCATTATTAAACAGTTTTTTCCGATAACCGTTTTCATACGGTCTGAGGTTCCTTTGTGAATGGTAGCACATTCTCTAATTGTTGTATTATCTCCAATTATAACGGTGGTTTCCTCTCCTTGATATTTTAAATCTTGAGGAGGAGCAGAAATTACTGCTCCAGGAAAAATATTACAATTTTTCCCTATTCTTGCGCCTTCCATAATGGTTACGTTAGAACCTATCCAAGTTCCTTCACCAATTATAACATTATTATGGATGGTCGTAAAAGGCTCTACTACTACGTTTTTAG
This genomic stretch from Cellulophaga algicola DSM 14237 harbors:
- the lpxA gene encoding acyl-ACP--UDP-N-acetylglucosamine O-acyltransferase, which codes for MNQPLAYIHPGAKIAKNVVVEPFTTIHNNVIIGEGTWIGSNVTIMEGARIGKNCNIFPGAVISAPPQDLKYQGEETTVIIGDNTTIRECATIHKGTSDRMKTVIGKNCLIMAYCHVAHDCLVGDNCIFSNNSTLAGHVTIGDNVILAGLVAVHQFVSIGQHAFVTGGSLVRKDVPPYVKAAREPLSYVGINSVGLRRRGFTSEKIREVQNIYRILYQKNYNNSQAVQIIEAEMEATPERDEILQFIRDSQRGIMKGYFSTN